From one Bacteriovorax sp. BAL6_X genomic stretch:
- a CDS encoding M14 family metallocarboxypeptidase: MEKKLIPWGDKEKDNWRKEQTIKRSYLEEVVTKIKKLDRLFDIFQYGALPYDEEKYPLYLIKSKNFSPEKRTILITGGVHGYETSGVHGALAFLEREASNYKESFNFIVAPCIGPWGYETINRWNPMTVDPNRSFYTNGPAPECNLVMKAIADLGVEVFAHFDLHETTDTDNTIFRPALEKRDGIPQEVWDIPDGFYLVADSENPCPDFQKAIINSVRKVTHIAPADKSGKIIGATIEQEGVINYALKKLHLCASFSNAIYSTTTEVYPDSPKVSEEDCVDAQVAAIVGGLDHLLTQK; this comes from the coding sequence ATGGAAAAGAAACTTATCCCGTGGGGCGACAAAGAAAAAGATAATTGGCGTAAAGAGCAAACAATAAAGAGATCGTACCTAGAAGAAGTGGTAACAAAGATCAAGAAATTAGATAGGCTTTTTGACATCTTTCAATATGGTGCACTTCCTTATGATGAAGAAAAGTACCCACTTTATTTAATTAAAAGTAAGAACTTTTCACCAGAGAAAAGAACGATTCTTATAACTGGTGGCGTCCATGGTTATGAAACAAGTGGAGTTCACGGGGCCCTTGCTTTTCTTGAAAGAGAAGCTAGTAATTATAAAGAATCATTTAACTTTATCGTTGCTCCATGTATTGGCCCTTGGGGGTATGAGACAATTAATCGTTGGAATCCAATGACTGTTGATCCAAATCGCTCTTTCTATACAAATGGGCCAGCTCCAGAGTGTAATCTTGTCATGAAGGCCATAGCAGACTTAGGTGTTGAAGTCTTTGCCCACTTCGATCTTCACGAGACGACAGATACCGACAACACTATTTTTAGGCCGGCCTTAGAAAAGAGAGATGGTATCCCTCAAGAAGTTTGGGATATTCCTGATGGATTCTATCTTGTTGCAGATAGTGAAAACCCTTGCCCTGACTTCCAAAAGGCGATCATTAATTCTGTTCGTAAGGTCACGCATATTGCACCAGCGGATAAGAGTGGCAAGATAATAGGGGCCACCATTGAACAAGAGGGGGTCATTAACTATGCCCTAAAGAAGCTACATCTTTGTGCATCTTTTTCTAATGCAATATATTCCACAACAACGGAAGTTTATCCAGATAGTCCAAAGGTGAGTGAAGAGGATTGTGTAGATGCACAGGTTGCCGCCATTGTTGGTGGCCTTGATCATTTACTAACTCAGAAATGA
- a CDS encoding M48 family metallopeptidase, which produces MRFEKYFRQYPDQLKKQIHDLIDSGNLRSYLLNKYPHPHQIKSDKLLYKYANELIDKYMRNVGQLNKVIYEKQKDLINDALGTHTFISRNHGGKLKKKHEMRISRTLKDAPREMLEMLVVHELAHFKEKDHNKAFYKLCEYMQPNYHQVEFDLRLYLVLLDQGEVLY; this is translated from the coding sequence ATGCGGTTTGAAAAATACTTTAGACAATATCCTGATCAATTAAAGAAACAGATTCATGATCTAATTGATAGTGGCAATCTTCGTTCATACCTTTTAAATAAGTATCCTCATCCCCATCAGATCAAATCAGATAAGTTACTTTATAAGTATGCCAATGAACTTATAGATAAGTATATGCGCAATGTAGGGCAATTAAATAAGGTTATTTATGAGAAGCAAAAAGACCTTATTAACGATGCTCTTGGTACCCATACATTTATAAGTAGAAATCACGGTGGAAAATTAAAGAAGAAGCATGAAATGAGAATCTCTCGTACTCTAAAAGATGCCCCTCGAGAAATGCTTGAAATGCTTGTCGTGCACGAGCTTGCCCACTTTAAGGAAAAGGATCATAATAAGGCCTTCTATAAACTTTGCGAATATATGCAGCCTAATTACCATCAAGTTGAATTTGACCTTCGCCTCTACTTAGTTCTCTTAGATCAAGGAGAAGTTCTATATTAA
- the mbhE gene encoding hydrogen gas-evolving membrane-bound hydrogenase subunit E: protein MEGLFSLSSVNNLFGVLVAIIGLGVFIYSFFYMKSFSIKDKAIYYISLILFTISMFGIIYSSNLLLLYLFWEMTSITSFFLIGLKNEDSQVREKAKWALYTTVGGGLFLLFGILLISQIGVDLGLSFLESFNLSSLIKTKEISSHDYFKVSLVTIFIGISSKSALFPFSYWLPLAMAGPTPVSSFLHSATMVKAGLILGVKLFPLYAQDPLWQILFIGSGTLTVLHGGFQCLLQSNFKTMLAYSTICILGMLAILLGIANEYSITSFVLLVIAHAFYKASLFQYVGYFAKALKTMDRYELVNGDRVGILPFIVALLSTMSMVGIPLSVGFYAKEYIYLTAIKSYLLWILIPTFFLGNLFMGIQAINLLRVSWPQMRSYVLGYKGLLISPLIYSLIALSIALAPNILGINLIAQNAVGEVGLSVQSIHIKSWHGLKFPYGRVLVLSIITILGSVFGSIVLDKYYLKLDEFSKKYSDFSPWYRLEKGLYIILDVFKRMNLALQNGNFAHYIRITLGFLTVLILTSHLGIANIVSPKFDFSISKFLSLSGILAGLTFAYLSKSNLKAILYFVLSGFFLVLFFGYHSAADVSMTQLMVETLSLFFVFFLIKAVPIDGRDLRINIKPINFVIAFLYGVSIFIFSMAKNLNFDMTASRYFFENSKPLAKGENVVNVILVDYRAMDTFGEVLVVAIAIVGVLAIFSKRGERE, encoded by the coding sequence ATGGAAGGTCTATTTTCTCTATCAAGTGTGAATAATCTATTTGGTGTACTTGTTGCCATCATTGGGTTAGGAGTCTTTATCTATAGCTTTTTTTATATGAAGAGCTTTAGCATTAAAGATAAAGCTATCTACTATATCTCACTTATTCTCTTCACTATTTCGATGTTTGGAATAATCTACTCTTCAAATCTCTTGTTGTTGTATTTATTTTGGGAAATGACGAGTATAACATCCTTCTTCTTGATTGGATTAAAAAATGAGGACTCACAAGTTAGAGAAAAAGCGAAATGGGCACTATATACTACTGTTGGAGGAGGTCTTTTTCTTCTCTTTGGTATTTTGCTAATTTCACAAATAGGCGTTGACTTAGGTTTATCTTTTTTAGAGTCGTTTAATTTATCAAGTTTAATTAAAACAAAAGAAATATCTAGTCATGATTACTTTAAAGTTTCTCTTGTCACAATATTTATTGGAATTAGTTCAAAGTCGGCACTCTTTCCATTTTCATACTGGCTTCCTTTGGCCATGGCCGGTCCAACACCCGTTAGTAGCTTTCTCCATTCTGCAACTATGGTAAAGGCGGGACTCATACTAGGAGTTAAGTTATTTCCTCTTTATGCTCAAGATCCACTTTGGCAGATACTTTTTATTGGCTCAGGTACTTTAACTGTTTTGCATGGTGGTTTTCAGTGCCTCCTACAAAGTAATTTTAAGACAATGTTAGCATATTCAACTATCTGTATTCTTGGAATGCTTGCAATTCTTCTTGGAATTGCAAATGAATACTCAATTACAAGCTTTGTCTTGTTAGTTATTGCACACGCTTTTTACAAAGCAAGCCTATTTCAATATGTTGGCTATTTTGCGAAAGCTTTAAAAACAATGGATAGGTATGAGTTAGTAAATGGTGATCGTGTTGGTATACTGCCTTTTATTGTGGCCCTACTTAGTACGATGAGTATGGTAGGTATTCCACTAAGCGTGGGCTTTTATGCTAAAGAATATATATATTTAACAGCGATAAAGTCATACTTGTTATGGATTCTCATCCCTACATTTTTTCTTGGAAACCTCTTTATGGGAATTCAAGCAATTAATCTACTTCGTGTCTCGTGGCCTCAGATGAGAAGTTATGTGCTAGGTTATAAGGGACTTCTTATCTCACCATTGATTTATTCATTAATTGCGCTGTCTATAGCACTGGCACCAAATATATTGGGGATAAATTTAATTGCTCAAAATGCTGTAGGTGAGGTAGGGCTTAGCGTTCAAAGTATACATATAAAATCATGGCATGGACTTAAGTTCCCATATGGCAGAGTCTTAGTTCTAAGTATCATAACGATTTTAGGAAGTGTTTTTGGAAGCATTGTTCTCGATAAGTACTATTTGAAACTCGATGAGTTCTCAAAGAAATATTCTGACTTTAGCCCATGGTATAGACTTGAGAAGGGACTCTATATAATTTTGGATGTATTTAAACGAATGAATTTGGCATTACAAAATGGTAATTTTGCTCACTATATTCGTATCACACTTGGCTTCCTTACTGTTTTGATACTCACTTCTCATCTAGGTATTGCTAATATTGTTTCACCAAAGTTTGATTTTTCAATTTCTAAGTTCTTAAGTTTGTCGGGTATATTAGCAGGATTGACTTTTGCATACTTAAGTAAATCAAATTTAAAGGCGATTCTATACTTCGTTCTTTCTGGATTCTTTCTCGTTCTCTTCTTTGGTTATCATAGTGCTGCAGACGTAAGTATGACTCAATTAATGGTTGAAACGCTATCCTTGTTTTTTGTATTTTTTCTTATTAAGGCCGTTCCCATCGATGGACGTGATTTGAGAATTAATATTAAACCGATTAATTTTGTCATCGCTTTCTTGTACGGAGTTTCTATATTTATTTTTTCCATGGCGAAGAATCTTAATTTTGATATGACTGCCAGCCGCTACTTTTTTGAAAATTCAAAGCCTTTGGCCAAGGGGGAGAATGTCGTCAATGTGATTCTTGTCGATTATCGGGCAATGGATACATTTGGTGAAGTTCTTGTTGTTGCAATTGCGATTGTTGGAGTACTTGCTATCTTTTCAAAGAGAGGTGAGCGTGAATGA
- a CDS encoding MnhB domain-containing protein, whose product MNEALIRGSFKVVCPLLAILSFLLLLRGHDLSGGGFIGGLVLSLSMILHFISHQDSELKKWIYTNYTSIIAMSIIVLILVLIMPIALGMAGLSSLWTSIPFPIAGKISSVLIFDSIVFIIVSSSTTMAYVKFISFSKENGS is encoded by the coding sequence GTGAATGAGGCATTAATACGAGGTAGTTTTAAAGTTGTCTGTCCACTACTTGCTATCTTGTCTTTCTTGTTACTATTAAGAGGTCACGATCTCTCTGGCGGAGGTTTTATTGGTGGGCTTGTCTTATCATTATCCATGATACTACACTTCATCTCCCATCAGGACTCTGAGCTTAAGAAATGGATATATACAAATTATACATCCATTATCGCTATGAGTATTATAGTTCTTATACTTGTATTAATAATGCCGATTGCCTTAGGGATGGCGGGACTTAGCTCTTTGTGGACGAGTATTCCTTTTCCTATCGCTGGTAAAATTAGCTCTGTCTTAATTTTTGATTCAATCGTTTTTATTATTGTCTCATCAAGCACTACCATGGCCTATGTGAAATTTATTAGTTTCTCAAAGGAGAATGGTAGTTAA
- a CDS encoding NADH-quinone oxidoreductase subunit K, producing MTFLVGCILLFIGFLFLLKNTWVNSIFAIITLGNGANLIIFSIGQVVAHGYPFAKEGDKFDVHFADPLTQALILTAIVISFATLCFVISVIKKINDSRQGGKA from the coding sequence ATGACATTTCTAGTTGGTTGTATACTTTTATTTATTGGTTTTCTGTTCTTGTTAAAGAATACTTGGGTTAATAGTATCTTTGCAATTATCACATTGGGTAATGGTGCTAATCTTATTATCTTCTCAATTGGTCAGGTCGTTGCACATGGTTATCCTTTCGCCAAAGAAGGTGATAAGTTTGATGTACATTTTGCTGATCCTCTAACTCAAGCTCTCATTCTAACTGCAATCGTTATCTCGTTTGCAACTTTGTGCTTTGTTATTTCTGTAATTAAAAAAATCAATGATTCTAGGCAAGGGGGAAAGGCATAA
- a CDS encoding complex I subunit 5 family protein, which translates to MIHKYFFIIFLVLPLLSASFTLLFKESDRLGLFFSNLFSLLYFVYSGFCLFSYTETSTFVAGDWASGVGISLSYDLFSGIMIFVIGAIYFTGALYAYPGVTVEKKSVYHFLYNTLFLGLTGAFLTRDLFNLFVWFEITLMSSYVLVVLDSSRKRLKSGLRYILLNFISGLIFLISIALIYKFTKTLDYKILSERLAQLYVNDAGLVRSLALSLFGAFAIKSAFFPLFFWLPESYPKISPGLSGVLAGLLTKLGLYAMIRVFGQVFPPDLQFFWTVLILAMITLLVGVWFAVVQNKLREILSYHIISQVGFIGIGVSFCLHPDVAMKKIGFACALFYIFHHIIVKTNLFFVSGLIRNFAYTEKITKLGGLLKTSPAIALLFMIPAASLIGIPPFSGFWAKLGLFKIATESRLIWIIIPMIIGSFFTLYSMVKIWSGVFWGEYHEFIVSFPKVTIIRSYISCILLCIFTLIISFNPLLIFKLAQEVGKIGLVY; encoded by the coding sequence ATGATTCATAAATATTTCTTTATCATTTTTCTAGTTCTGCCACTTCTTTCAGCATCATTTACACTCTTATTTAAAGAATCTGATAGATTGGGATTATTTTTTTCAAATTTATTTTCACTGTTATACTTTGTGTACTCTGGATTTTGTCTCTTCTCATACACTGAAACTTCAACGTTTGTTGCAGGCGATTGGGCGAGTGGAGTTGGAATATCATTAAGCTATGATCTTTTTTCTGGTATTATGATTTTTGTTATAGGAGCGATATATTTTACTGGTGCGCTCTATGCGTATCCTGGAGTTACCGTTGAGAAAAAAAGCGTTTATCATTTTTTGTATAACACTCTTTTTCTAGGTCTAACTGGAGCATTCCTGACACGTGACCTATTTAACTTATTTGTATGGTTTGAAATTACACTTATGAGTAGCTACGTTCTCGTAGTATTGGACTCATCTAGAAAGAGACTTAAAAGTGGACTAAGGTACATTCTACTTAACTTTATTAGTGGGCTTATTTTTTTAATTTCAATTGCTCTTATATATAAATTTACCAAAACGTTAGACTATAAAATCTTGAGTGAGAGGCTAGCGCAGCTATATGTGAATGATGCGGGCCTAGTTCGCTCCCTTGCTCTTTCATTATTTGGCGCCTTTGCGATAAAGTCTGCATTCTTTCCTTTGTTCTTTTGGCTACCTGAAAGTTATCCGAAAATATCACCCGGTCTCAGTGGGGTCTTAGCAGGACTACTCACGAAGCTAGGGCTCTATGCAATGATTAGGGTTTTTGGACAGGTTTTTCCTCCAGATCTACAATTTTTTTGGACTGTTTTAATTCTTGCAATGATTACACTTCTTGTCGGGGTCTGGTTCGCTGTTGTACAAAATAAATTACGTGAAATCTTAAGTTATCATATAATTAGCCAGGTCGGCTTCATTGGAATAGGAGTGAGTTTTTGTTTACATCCAGATGTCGCCATGAAGAAAATTGGATTCGCTTGTGCTTTATTCTATATTTTCCATCACATCATTGTAAAAACAAATCTATTTTTTGTTTCTGGTCTTATTAGAAATTTTGCATACACTGAAAAGATAACAAAATTGGGAGGGCTGCTTAAGACTTCTCCAGCAATTGCTTTACTCTTTATGATTCCGGCGGCAAGTTTAATTGGGATACCTCCATTTTCTGGTTTTTGGGCAAAATTAGGTCTTTTTAAAATAGCGACTGAAAGTCGCCTCATTTGGATCATTATTCCAATGATTATTGGCAGCTTCTTCACATTATATAGTATGGTCAAAATTTGGAGTGGAGTCTTTTGGGGGGAATACCATGAGTTTATAGTATCCTTTCCTAAGGTCACAATTATACGTTCATATATATCCTGTATTTTATTATGTATCTTTACCTTGATTATTAGTTTTAATCCTCTTTTGATCTTTAAACTCGCCCAAGAGGTGGGGAAAATTGGGCTAGTGTATTAG
- a CDS encoding Na+/H+ antiporter subunit E produces MRLWYILEFVILYLWDLTLGALRVAQDVVTPKNLSTPGIIKFPLEVHSDFEIALLSNLITFSPGTMVIDLDSDKSHLYIHMMFLENEEDAIQEFKDVIESRVLRILRGSQKEKSK; encoded by the coding sequence ATGAGATTATGGTATATTTTAGAGTTCGTTATTCTCTACTTATGGGATCTTACTTTGGGGGCACTAAGAGTTGCCCAAGATGTTGTTACACCTAAGAATTTATCTACCCCTGGCATTATAAAGTTTCCTCTCGAAGTGCATAGCGATTTTGAAATTGCACTACTATCTAATTTAATTACATTTTCTCCAGGAACAATGGTCATTGATTTAGATTCAGATAAATCACACTTATATATTCATATGATGTTTTTAGAAAATGAGGAAGATGCGATACAGGAGTTTAAAGATGTTATTGAAAGTCGTGTGTTAAGGATATTACGAGGAAGTCAAAAGGAGAAATCAAAATGA
- a CDS encoding monovalent cation/H+ antiporter complex subunit F encodes MSVLLKISTGIVILTFLLLTVEAKREKEVLVKVLAFDLIGTSGVSLFLILYTSYRDTFFHNIAQLFAIVGFVTAFVFAVFLSNESREIK; translated from the coding sequence ATGAGTGTGTTGTTAAAGATTTCAACTGGAATTGTAATTCTAACATTTCTTTTACTTACAGTTGAAGCAAAGAGGGAAAAAGAGGTTCTCGTAAAAGTTTTGGCCTTTGACTTAATTGGGACTTCTGGGGTCAGTCTCTTTTTAATATTATATACATCTTATAGGGATACGTTCTTTCACAATATAGCACAGCTATTTGCGATTGTTGGTTTTGTTACTGCATTCGTCTTTGCAGTTTTTCTATCAAATGAGAGTAGGGAGATTAAATGA
- the mnhG gene encoding monovalent cation/H(+) antiporter subunit G, whose amino-acid sequence MINFIGEILIFIGSIFVFLAVVGFVKMPDFYMKLQAASKASAFGAALILLGSSVIISEVNITITNLLLFIFLLITTPIATHAMAYAYSKKNEVS is encoded by the coding sequence ATGATAAATTTTATTGGAGAAATTTTAATTTTCATAGGTTCTATCTTCGTTTTTTTGGCAGTGGTAGGGTTTGTTAAAATGCCGGATTTCTATATGAAACTTCAAGCCGCAAGTAAGGCCAGTGCGTTTGGGGCAGCTCTTATTTTACTAGGATCAAGTGTGATCATCTCTGAAGTAAATATTACCATTACAAATTTATTGCTCTTTATTTTCTTATTAATAACAACTCCAATTGCAACACATGCTATGGCCTATGCATATTCAAAGAAGAATGAAGTTTCATGA
- a CDS encoding S8 family serine peptidase: MKVITTLLSLLTLSTALANDPLEKDQWYLKYNTKNKGANIEKAWKILETNYQPVIAIIDAGFDISHEDLKDSILINKNEIPNNGIDDDNNGYIDDYFGYNSNKKNGELAGDYDFQTKHGTAVAGVIAAKHNNGLGIKGVAKGIKIIPIVKPEPMAKRKEKLPHLIEAMRYAMDRGADIISFSARLKVTSPAFKKILRELNDKGILVIASSGNVGVENSTNRYPGAYANEFSNIIVVGSNDKSGKRAKSSNYGDKSVHLFAPGVKIQTTHLSNTYGYSSGTSFSTPLVAAIAAMVLATQGPETRWSMRDRLIKTSRPLKNLEGMSVSGGIVDAFEAIKN, translated from the coding sequence ATGAAGGTAATCACAACTCTTCTTTCACTTCTCACATTAAGTACGGCGCTTGCAAATGATCCCCTAGAAAAAGATCAGTGGTATTTAAAATATAATACTAAGAATAAAGGCGCTAATATCGAGAAAGCTTGGAAAATTCTTGAAACAAATTATCAACCAGTTATTGCAATTATTGATGCAGGCTTTGATATTAGTCATGAAGACTTAAAAGATAGTATTCTTATCAATAAGAATGAGATACCAAATAATGGAATCGACGATGATAATAACGGCTATATTGACGACTATTTTGGTTATAACTCAAATAAGAAAAATGGTGAGCTGGCCGGAGACTACGATTTTCAAACAAAACACGGTACAGCAGTCGCTGGAGTTATCGCAGCTAAACATAATAATGGCCTTGGCATAAAAGGTGTCGCAAAAGGTATAAAAATCATCCCAATCGTCAAACCAGAGCCAATGGCAAAGAGAAAAGAAAAGCTTCCACACCTAATTGAGGCCATGAGATACGCAATGGATCGAGGTGCAGACATCATCAGTTTTTCAGCTCGACTTAAAGTAACTTCTCCAGCGTTTAAGAAAATTCTTCGAGAACTAAATGATAAGGGAATTCTTGTCATTGCTTCATCTGGAAATGTAGGAGTTGAAAACTCAACAAACCGTTATCCAGGAGCCTATGCAAACGAGTTTTCAAATATCATAGTTGTCGGTTCAAACGATAAAAGTGGAAAAAGAGCGAAGTCATCAAATTATGGAGACAAATCTGTTCATCTCTTTGCACCAGGAGTAAAGATTCAAACAACTCACCTATCTAATACATATGGTTACTCAAGTGGCACAAGCTTTTCAACACCTCTTGTAGCGGCCATTGCCGCAATGGTTCTTGCCACTCAAGGACCTGAAACTAGATGGAGTATGCGAGATAGGCTTATAAAGACAAGTCGTCCTCTAAAGAATCTAGAGGGTATGAGTGTGTCAGGTGGAATTGTTGATGCCTTCGAAGCAATCAAGAACTAA
- a CDS encoding PLP-dependent transferase, producing the protein MNANLKETLTQIVNNMPTDWLRLTTHRLDIYNESLAKVEFLQKLETGVELEELPTAYDYIRLGHPLSCVLEWAIAKEADLNPESVISFSSDMMPILAVLRANKFLGIRTQIVCETPLSELIQSVYQYDFIQNQEIDKDFDGITIVIDGSEKADINVARYPNLGSVIIVNDNNTAYIKEIQHVRRRESIAMTPQNCLTVIKAMLGESTKGMNAVDTTELTRTIQEITNSKTQVAFSNCGLSAQYAIMMGQIHFANKNHPGKDIKFIVPPNCYGGTNDQARRVAACIDNVEIIDLPVDSGKDMVTELERILTDVAHADAVPYIIGEIPTNPRVEIPDLIKLRETLKKPRFTNDGATAVGAVFNLDQTFCPNVKFFGDHGYLNDVKVISYVSGSKFPSGGLCTAGYAVASDSAAEYMSFVENHLKLCDNEATNLQLQILTREMPTMNERIAKAYANTRGFVDYIQEQLPKAKINFVSHELAEATFTPSVFSLDLPASNEEQKRELNHKLIRMMINAIPEESKHCVSYGQLKGCYWTVPATSTQGTTKESDKDYIVRVSVAADFDLKKHQEVFKKFVKEAF; encoded by the coding sequence ATGAACGCAAATCTTAAAGAAACATTAACGCAAATCGTAAACAATATGCCAACAGACTGGCTTCGTTTAACGACGCATAGACTTGATATCTACAATGAGTCTCTAGCGAAAGTTGAGTTTCTTCAAAAATTAGAAACAGGTGTTGAGCTCGAAGAGCTTCCTACTGCATATGACTATATTCGTCTCGGTCACCCTCTTTCATGTGTTCTCGAGTGGGCCATTGCAAAAGAAGCAGATCTTAATCCAGAGAGTGTTATTTCATTTTCTTCTGATATGATGCCAATCCTTGCGGTTCTTCGTGCAAATAAATTTCTTGGTATTCGCACACAGATTGTTTGCGAAACACCTCTTTCGGAATTAATTCAATCAGTTTATCAATATGACTTTATTCAAAATCAAGAAATAGATAAAGACTTCGATGGAATAACGATTGTTATAGACGGCAGTGAAAAAGCTGATATCAATGTTGCTCGCTATCCGAATCTTGGAAGTGTTATCATTGTAAATGATAACAATACTGCTTATATTAAAGAAATTCAGCACGTGAGACGTCGTGAATCAATTGCCATGACTCCTCAAAACTGTCTTACTGTTATTAAGGCGATGCTTGGGGAAAGTACAAAAGGTATGAACGCTGTTGATACAACAGAGCTGACAAGAACAATTCAAGAAATTACAAACTCTAAAACTCAAGTAGCTTTTAGTAATTGTGGCCTTTCTGCTCAATATGCAATCATGATGGGACAAATTCACTTTGCAAATAAAAACCACCCAGGAAAAGATATTAAGTTTATCGTTCCTCCAAATTGTTACGGTGGAACAAATGACCAGGCCAGACGTGTAGCGGCCTGTATTGATAACGTTGAGATTATTGACCTTCCGGTTGATAGTGGTAAGGATATGGTAACTGAGCTCGAGCGTATTCTAACAGACGTTGCTCATGCGGATGCAGTTCCATATATTATTGGAGAGATTCCAACTAACCCGCGCGTTGAAATTCCAGACTTAATTAAACTTCGTGAAACACTTAAAAAGCCAAGATTTACAAATGATGGTGCAACAGCTGTTGGTGCAGTTTTTAACCTCGATCAAACATTTTGCCCAAATGTAAAATTCTTTGGCGATCACGGCTACCTTAATGACGTTAAGGTTATTTCTTATGTAAGTGGATCAAAATTTCCAAGTGGAGGTCTTTGTACAGCAGGTTATGCTGTTGCAAGTGATAGTGCCGCTGAATATATGAGTTTTGTTGAAAATCACCTAAAGCTTTGTGATAACGAAGCAACTAATCTACAACTGCAAATTCTTACTCGTGAAATGCCAACAATGAACGAAAGAATTGCTAAAGCCTATGCAAACACACGTGGGTTCGTTGATTATATTCAAGAGCAACTTCCAAAGGCCAAGATCAACTTTGTTTCACATGAATTAGCAGAAGCGACTTTTACTCCTTCAGTATTCTCTCTGGATCTTCCAGCTTCTAACGAAGAACAAAAGCGTGAACTTAATCATAAGCTCATTCGCATGATGATTAATGCTATTCCAGAAGAGAGCAAGCACTGTGTAAGCTATGGCCAACTAAAAGGTTGTTACTGGACAGTTCCAGCGACATCAACTCAAGGAACAACGAAAGAGAGCGACAAAGACTATATCGTTCGTGTTTCTGTTGCTGCCGACTTCGATCTTAAAAAGCACCAAGAGGTCTTCAAGAAATTTGTGAAAGAAGCCTTTTAA